Proteins from a single region of Cupriavidus sp. MP-37:
- the cobA gene encoding uroporphyrinogen-III C-methyltransferase, with protein MQAPLKPGKVWLVGVGPGSPDLVTVRAMRALAAAEVWLVDDLVSPEMAGYASPGTHVEWVGKRGGRCSVSQQRIQQLTLQHALAGRAVARVKGGDPLLFGRGGEEAAFLRGHGLEVEIVNGISSGMAAAQALGIALTHRAHCHGVTFVTGHTSADGSPDWHALARGGTTLVIYMGMSRIAAIRDGLLAAGMAAGTPAAVVMHAGSEHARSWTGSLGTLAEALAAGLASPAVVLVGGVVADALPAMEAMAAGAVTLAA; from the coding sequence ATGCAAGCACCGCTGAAGCCCGGCAAGGTCTGGCTGGTCGGCGTCGGCCCCGGCAGCCCGGACCTGGTCACGGTGCGCGCCATGCGCGCGCTGGCCGCGGCAGAAGTCTGGCTGGTCGATGACCTGGTGTCGCCGGAGATGGCCGGCTATGCCAGCCCGGGCACCCATGTGGAGTGGGTCGGCAAGCGCGGCGGGCGCTGCTCGGTGAGCCAGCAGCGCATCCAGCAGCTGACGCTGCAGCATGCGCTGGCCGGCCGCGCGGTGGCGCGCGTCAAGGGCGGCGATCCGCTGCTGTTCGGCCGCGGCGGCGAAGAAGCCGCGTTCCTGCGCGGCCATGGGCTGGAGGTCGAGATTGTCAACGGCATCAGCAGCGGCATGGCCGCCGCGCAGGCACTGGGCATTGCGCTGACGCATCGCGCGCACTGCCACGGCGTGACCTTCGTCACCGGCCATACCAGCGCCGACGGCTCGCCCGACTGGCACGCGCTGGCGCGCGGCGGCACCACCCTGGTGATCTACATGGGCATGAGCCGCATCGCCGCGATCCGCGACGGCCTGCTCGCCGCGGGCATGGCGGCCGGCACGCCGGCGGCGGTGGTGATGCACGCCGGCAGCGAGCACGCGCGCAGCTGGACCGGTTCGCTGGGCACGCTGGCCGAAGCGCTCGCGGCCGGGCTGGCAAGCCCGGCGGTGGTGCTGGTGGGCGGGGTGGTCGCGGACGCACTGCCGGCAATGGAGGCGATGGCCGCGGGTGCGGTTACGCTGGCCGCTTAG
- a CDS encoding nitrite reductase produces the protein MNALTRWLGALALACLAQAATAATAATAADPAALYGQHCAACHGTDRLGAMGPALLPESLERLRAGELDAVLRDGRTATQMPAFAGTLAAAELQALARWLRTAPAAAPQWDEQAIRASHIVHHAPGSLPARPVFHADPQNLFVVVEAGSHHMTVLDGDRLEPVHRFATRFALHGGPKFSRDGRYVYMASRDGWVSKYDLWNLAYVAEIRVGVNTRNVAVSDDGRWVLAGNTLPRTLVLLHADDLSLVRVIDVAGRNGERSRVSAVYDAAPRHSFIAALKDIPEVWEIPYADAAGAPLPPSAMLKPRAIELDEVLDDFFFDQPYRHILGAARQGGGQVIDLQRGRKVASLALGGMPHLGSGITWQRDGREVMASPDLGQGRITVIDMQDWHTVATVPTNGPGFFLRSHERTPYAWADAMMSPRRDTLQVIDKQSLRVVGSVTPSPGRTAAHVEFTRDGRYALVSLMERDGAIVVYDAATLQEVRRLPMDKPIGKYNVFNKTTRSAGTSH, from the coding sequence ATGAATGCGCTGACCCGATGGCTGGGCGCACTGGCGCTCGCCTGCCTCGCGCAAGCCGCGACGGCTGCTACGGCTGCTACGGCGGCCGACCCGGCCGCACTCTACGGCCAGCATTGCGCCGCCTGCCATGGCACCGACCGCCTCGGCGCGATGGGCCCGGCGCTGCTGCCGGAAAGCCTGGAGCGCCTGCGCGCCGGCGAACTCGACGCGGTGCTGCGCGACGGCCGCACCGCCACGCAGATGCCCGCCTTCGCCGGCACGCTGGCCGCGGCCGAACTGCAGGCGCTGGCGCGCTGGCTGCGCACCGCCCCGGCCGCCGCACCGCAATGGGACGAGCAGGCCATCCGCGCCAGCCATATCGTGCACCACGCCCCCGGCAGCCTGCCGGCGCGCCCGGTGTTCCACGCCGACCCGCAGAACCTGTTCGTGGTGGTGGAGGCCGGCAGCCACCACATGACCGTGCTCGACGGCGACCGGCTGGAGCCGGTGCATCGCTTTGCCACGCGCTTCGCGCTGCATGGCGGGCCCAAGTTCAGCCGCGACGGCCGCTATGTCTACATGGCCAGCCGCGACGGCTGGGTCAGCAAGTATGACCTGTGGAACCTGGCGTATGTGGCCGAGATCCGGGTCGGCGTGAACACCCGCAACGTGGCCGTCAGCGATGACGGACGCTGGGTGCTGGCCGGCAACACGCTGCCGCGCACGCTGGTGCTGCTCCATGCCGACGACCTGTCGCTGGTGCGCGTGATCGACGTTGCCGGGCGCAACGGCGAGCGCTCGCGCGTCTCCGCGGTCTACGATGCCGCGCCGCGCCACAGTTTTATCGCCGCGCTGAAGGACATCCCCGAGGTCTGGGAGATCCCGTATGCCGACGCCGCGGGCGCGCCGCTGCCGCCTTCGGCGATGTTGAAGCCGCGCGCGATCGAACTGGACGAGGTGCTCGACGATTTCTTCTTCGACCAGCCCTACCGCCATATCCTGGGCGCCGCGCGCCAGGGCGGCGGGCAGGTGATCGACCTGCAGCGCGGGCGCAAGGTGGCGTCGCTGGCGTTGGGCGGCATGCCGCACCTGGGCAGCGGCATCACCTGGCAGCGCGATGGCCGTGAAGTGATGGCCTCGCCGGACCTTGGCCAGGGACGCATCACCGTGATCGACATGCAGGACTGGCACACCGTCGCCACCGTACCGACCAACGGCCCGGGCTTTTTCCTGCGCAGCCATGAGCGCACGCCCTACGCCTGGGCCGACGCCATGATGAGCCCCAGGCGCGACACCCTGCAGGTCATCGACAAGCAAAGCCTGCGCGTGGTCGGCAGCGTCACGCCCAGCCCCGGCCGCACCGCCGCGCACGTCGAATTCACGCGCGACGGGCGCTACGCGCTGGTCAGCCTGATGGAGCGCGACGGCGCCATCGTGGTCTATGACGCCGCCACCTTGCAGGAAGTCAGGCGCCTGCCGATGGACAAGCCCATCGGCAAGTACAACGTCTTCAACAAGACCACGCGCTCGGCCGGCACCAGCCACTGA
- the nirJ gene encoding heme d1 biosynthesis radical SAM protein NirJ has translation MFRLSRFMEALRDNGPVPPPRQPAGPVVIWNLIRRCNLNCRHCYATSANTDFKGELDTAAALDVLGQLRAARVPALILSGGEPLLRPDLYQIAGHARALGFHLSLSSNGTLLDAGHAARLAAAGFDYVGVSLDGLPATHDRFRRSDGAFAQALAGLRTARAAGLRVGVRMTLTEANAAQLPQLVALAEREGIDKFYLSHFNYAGRARSHRADDARHARTRAALDWLFDHVWQRARQGHAGDFVTGNNDADGVYLLYWIARRFPHRVADMRQRLERWGGNATGVGVANIDNLGNVHPDTMWWHVTLGNVRQRPFGEIWADRADPLMAGLASTPRPLQGRCAGCAQRAICNGNTRVRAFALTGNPWAEDPGCYLSDAEIAHAPDAEVAA, from the coding sequence ATGTTCCGCCTGTCCCGCTTCATGGAAGCCCTGCGCGATAACGGCCCGGTGCCGCCGCCGCGCCAACCCGCCGGCCCGGTGGTGATCTGGAACCTGATCCGCCGCTGCAACCTGAACTGCCGGCACTGCTACGCCACCTCCGCCAATACCGACTTCAAGGGCGAGCTCGATACCGCCGCAGCGCTGGACGTGCTGGGCCAGCTGCGCGCGGCGCGCGTGCCGGCGCTGATCCTGTCCGGCGGCGAGCCGCTGCTGCGGCCGGACCTGTACCAGATTGCCGGGCACGCGCGCGCGCTCGGCTTCCACCTGTCGCTGTCGTCCAACGGCACGCTGCTCGATGCCGGCCACGCGGCGCGGCTGGCGGCGGCGGGCTTCGACTACGTCGGCGTCAGCCTCGACGGCCTGCCCGCCACGCACGACCGCTTCCGCCGCAGCGACGGCGCCTTCGCGCAGGCGCTGGCCGGCTTGCGCACGGCGCGCGCGGCCGGCCTGCGCGTGGGCGTGCGCATGACGCTGACCGAAGCGAACGCGGCGCAGCTGCCACAGCTGGTGGCGCTGGCCGAGCGCGAAGGCATCGACAAGTTCTACCTGTCGCACTTCAACTATGCCGGGCGCGCGCGCAGCCATCGTGCCGACGACGCACGCCATGCCCGCACCCGCGCCGCGCTGGACTGGCTGTTCGACCATGTCTGGCAACGCGCCCGGCAAGGGCACGCGGGCGATTTCGTCACCGGCAACAACGATGCCGACGGCGTGTACCTGCTGTACTGGATCGCCCGCCGCTTTCCGCACCGCGTCGCCGACATGCGCCAGCGGCTGGAGCGCTGGGGCGGCAATGCCACCGGCGTCGGCGTGGCCAATATCGACAACCTCGGCAACGTCCATCCCGATACGATGTGGTGGCATGTGACGCTGGGCAACGTGCGCCAGCGGCCGTTCGGCGAGATCTGGGCTGACCGCGCCGACCCGCTGATGGCGGGCCTGGCCAGCACGCCGCGTCCGCTGCAGGGGCGCTGCGCGGGCTGCGCGCAGCGCGCCATCTGCAACGGCAATACGCGCGTGCGCGCCTTTGCGCTGACCGGCAACCCATGGGCCGAGGACCCGGGCTGCTACCTGAGCGATGCCGAGATCGCGCACGCGCCGGACGCGGAGGTCGCGGCATGA
- a CDS encoding AsnC family transcriptional regulator yields the protein MPDAVDATDLTDLALIRATQAGLPLVPAPYAAIAAELGLTEAAVIARLAAMQARGVLRRIAAVPNHYRLGWRANGMTVWDVDDACIDALGARIGALPFVSHCYRRPRRLPHWPYNLFAMVHARSREDAAPQVAAIAALLGDACRAHDVLWSTRVLKKTGLRLPPAGAGPDPDPSPDQ from the coding sequence ATGCCCGACGCCGTCGACGCTACTGACCTCACCGACCTGGCGCTGATCCGCGCCACCCAGGCCGGCCTGCCGCTGGTGCCGGCGCCTTACGCCGCGATCGCCGCCGAACTGGGCCTGACCGAGGCGGCAGTGATCGCGCGGCTGGCGGCGATGCAGGCGCGCGGCGTGCTGCGCCGCATCGCCGCCGTGCCCAACCACTACCGGCTCGGCTGGCGCGCCAACGGCATGACGGTGTGGGATGTGGACGACGCCTGCATCGACGCGCTGGGCGCGCGCATCGGCGCCCTGCCCTTCGTCAGCCATTGCTATCGGCGTCCGCGCCGGCTGCCGCACTGGCCCTACAACCTGTTCGCGATGGTCCACGCCCGCTCGCGCGAAGACGCCGCGCCGCAGGTCGCCGCGATCGCGGCACTGCTGGGCGATGCCTGCCGCGCGCACGACGTGCTGTGGTCCACCCGCGTGCTGAAAAAGACCGGGCTGCGGCTGCCGCCAGCCGGTGCCGGCCCCGATCCGGACCCAAGCCCAGACCAATAG
- a CDS encoding Lrp/AsnC family transcriptional regulator, protein MNGATASCDAIDPADRPDPLDTLDALDRRIINALQRGLPLVPRPYAEAAAALGITEAVLLARLRALLAAGVLTRFGPLYQVERAGGRFVLCACHAPAARMEAVIAAINAQPEVAHHYARTHHLNLWFVLAVARPEQVAPVLARIAAAAGVEVLPFPKEREFFVNLYLPA, encoded by the coding sequence ATGAACGGCGCCACCGCGTCGTGCGACGCCATCGATCCAGCCGATCGTCCCGATCCCCTCGACACGCTCGACGCGCTCGACCGCCGCATCATCAACGCCCTGCAGCGCGGCCTGCCGCTGGTGCCGCGCCCGTATGCCGAGGCCGCCGCGGCGCTCGGCATCACCGAGGCCGTGCTGCTGGCGCGGCTGCGCGCGCTGCTGGCAGCGGGCGTGCTGACCCGTTTCGGCCCGCTGTACCAGGTCGAGCGGGCGGGCGGCCGCTTCGTGCTGTGCGCCTGCCATGCGCCGGCGGCGCGGATGGAAGCCGTCATCGCCGCCATCAACGCCCAGCCCGAGGTCGCGCACCACTACGCGCGCACCCACCACCTGAACCTGTGGTTCGTGCTGGCGGTGGCGCGGCCGGAACAGGTTGCGCCGGTGCTCGCGCGCATTGCCGCGGCGGCCGGCGTCGAGGTGTTGCCGTTTCCCAAGGAACGCGAGTTCTTCGTCAATCTCTACCTGCCCGCCTGA
- a CDS encoding Lrp/AsnC family transcriptional regulator, with protein sequence MFNEHNLYDQLQRGFPLLPRPYQALAAKAGLCEHALLSLLARDLGTGRISRVGAVFAPNVIGVSTLGALSVPPAQLDRVAARVSACAAVSHNYARSGHRYNLWFVAGARERGMLEATLASIGELTGLAPLDLPMTREYHIDLGFPLARQRGAQPRRPAALAAPAAPVALDDDDWRLVAALEAGLPLTPRPFHALARQARLGVPQVLERLAQWCAQGVIRRLGVVLRHGRFGYRHNAMCVWDVPDGRVDAIGMRLARQPRVTLCYRRERRLPDWPYNLFAMIHARSAQDLQPALAQVRAAAGLEQAPGSVLVGTHCYKQRGTRYAIQVPA encoded by the coding sequence ATGTTCAACGAGCACAACCTCTACGACCAGCTGCAGCGCGGCTTCCCGCTGCTGCCGCGGCCCTACCAGGCGCTGGCCGCCAAAGCCGGACTGTGCGAGCACGCGCTGCTGAGTTTGCTGGCGCGCGACCTCGGCACCGGGCGCATCAGCCGCGTCGGCGCCGTGTTCGCGCCGAACGTGATCGGCGTCAGCACGCTGGGCGCGCTGTCGGTGCCGCCGGCGCAGCTGGACCGCGTGGCGGCGCGCGTCAGCGCCTGCGCGGCGGTCAGCCACAACTACGCGCGCAGCGGCCACCGGTACAACCTGTGGTTTGTCGCGGGCGCGCGCGAACGCGGCATGCTCGAGGCCACGCTCGCGTCGATCGGCGAGCTCACCGGCCTGGCGCCGCTGGACCTGCCGATGACGCGCGAATACCACATCGACCTGGGCTTTCCGCTGGCGCGCCAGCGCGGCGCCCAGCCGCGCCGGCCTGCCGCGCTGGCGGCGCCCGCCGCCCCGGTGGCGCTGGACGACGATGACTGGCGCCTGGTCGCGGCACTGGAAGCGGGCCTGCCGCTGACGCCGCGCCCGTTCCATGCGCTGGCGCGGCAGGCGCGCCTGGGGGTGCCGCAGGTGCTCGAGCGGCTGGCGCAATGGTGCGCGCAAGGCGTGATCCGGCGCCTGGGCGTGGTGCTGCGCCACGGGCGCTTCGGCTACCGCCACAACGCCATGTGCGTGTGGGACGTGCCGGACGGCCGCGTCGACGCCATCGGCATGCGGCTGGCGCGGCAGCCGCGCGTAACCCTGTGCTACCGCCGCGAGCGCCGGCTGCCGGACTGGCCCTACAACCTGTTCGCGATGATCCACGCCCGCAGCGCGCAGGACCTGCAGCCCGCGCTGGCCCAGGTCCGCGCCGCCGCCGGACTGGAGCAGGCACCCGGCTCGGTGCTGGTCGGCACGCATTGCTACAAGCAGCGCGGCACGCGCTATGCCATCCAGGTGCCGGCATGA
- a CDS encoding cytochrome D1 domain-containing protein, producing the protein MRGLATAACAALVAVLAAGCAATVRGTGDLGVVVERAAGRLQIVETTGMTRLATVEGLGDLSHASVVFSRDARYAYVFGRDGGLTRVDLLGARITHRVLQAGNSIGGAISQDGRVVAAQNYAPGGIRLFDARTLEALADLPAIGSDGRRAKVVGLADLPGRRFAASLFESGEIWIIDAGDPRHPQVTRLPAGREPYDGLVTPDGRWYLAGLFGEDGLALVDLWQAPPQVRRILSGYGRGNAPLPVYKMPHLRGWAMAQGMAWLPAIGRHQVLVADPANGWREAARVALAGQPVFAMARPDGRQVWVNFAFPHNDTVQVIDTATRRVVRTLQPCRGVLHMEFTPKGEALWLSCRDDNRVEVYDTATLERLATLPADNPSGIFFTARAQRFGM; encoded by the coding sequence ATGCGCGGCCTGGCCACGGCGGCGTGCGCGGCACTGGTGGCCGTGCTGGCCGCGGGTTGCGCCGCCACCGTGCGCGGCACCGGCGACCTGGGCGTGGTGGTGGAGCGCGCCGCGGGCCGGCTGCAGATCGTCGAGACCACCGGCATGACACGCCTGGCCACGGTCGAAGGACTGGGCGACCTGTCGCACGCCAGCGTGGTGTTCTCGCGCGATGCGCGCTATGCCTATGTCTTCGGCCGCGATGGCGGCCTGACGCGGGTCGACCTGCTCGGCGCCCGCATCACCCACCGCGTGCTGCAGGCAGGCAACAGCATTGGCGGCGCCATCTCGCAGGACGGCCGCGTGGTGGCGGCACAGAACTACGCGCCGGGGGGGATCCGCCTGTTCGACGCCCGGACGCTGGAAGCGCTGGCGGATCTTCCCGCCATCGGCAGCGACGGGCGCCGCGCCAAGGTGGTCGGACTGGCCGACCTGCCCGGCCGGCGCTTTGCCGCCAGCCTGTTCGAATCCGGCGAAATCTGGATCATCGATGCCGGCGACCCGCGCCACCCGCAGGTGACCCGCCTGCCCGCCGGCCGCGAGCCTTACGACGGGCTGGTCACGCCCGACGGCCGCTGGTACCTGGCCGGCCTGTTCGGCGAAGACGGGCTGGCGCTGGTCGACCTGTGGCAGGCGCCGCCGCAGGTGCGCCGCATCCTGTCCGGCTACGGCCGCGGCAACGCGCCGCTGCCGGTCTACAAGATGCCGCACCTGCGCGGCTGGGCCATGGCGCAGGGCATGGCATGGCTGCCGGCGATCGGGCGCCATCAAGTGCTGGTGGCCGATCCCGCCAACGGCTGGCGCGAGGCGGCGCGCGTGGCGCTGGCGGGCCAGCCGGTATTCGCCATGGCGCGGCCCGACGGGCGCCAGGTCTGGGTCAATTTCGCCTTCCCGCACAACGACACCGTGCAGGTGATCGACACCGCCACGCGCCGGGTGGTGCGCACGCTGCAACCCTGCCGCGGCGTGCTGCACATGGAATTCACGCCCAAGGGCGAGGCGCTGTGGCTGTCCTGCCGCGACGACAACCGCGTCGAGGTCTACGACACCGCCACGCTGGAACGCCTGGCCACGCTCCCTGCGGACAATCCCAGCGGCATCTTCTTTACCGCGCGCGCGCAGCGCTTCGGCATGTAG
- a CDS encoding cytochrome c, translating to MDPVALNRSAWRRAAAAALVATAAASAFATADPPAPARQAQLAHWLRDDCGACHGMTLRGGLGPPLTPASLAGKPPDGLVATVLYGRPGTAMPPWQPFMTQDEARWLIDRLQAGQPPAVSPQGN from the coding sequence ATGGATCCTGTCGCTCTGAACCGCAGCGCGTGGCGCCGCGCCGCGGCTGCCGCGCTGGTCGCCACGGCGGCGGCAAGCGCATTCGCCACGGCCGATCCGCCCGCGCCGGCGCGGCAGGCGCAACTGGCGCACTGGCTGCGCGATGACTGCGGCGCCTGCCACGGCATGACCTTGCGCGGCGGACTGGGCCCGCCGCTGACGCCGGCAAGCCTGGCCGGCAAGCCGCCCGATGGCCTGGTGGCCACCGTGCTGTACGGCCGGCCCGGCACGGCAATGCCGCCCTGGCAACCTTTCATGACGCAGGATGAAGCCCGATGGCTGATCGATCGACTGCAGGCCGGCCAGCCGCCGGCCGTCTCGCCGCAAGGCAACTGA
- a CDS encoding c-type cytochrome — MRTQHALTALLAAFGCLALGAAMPAHASQALASSKACLACHALDKKMVGPAFQDIKAKYTGRKDGQAQMVQSILKGSSGRWGPVPMPANAVSEADANTLAKWILSL, encoded by the coding sequence ATGCGAACCCAACACGCGCTGACAGCGCTGCTGGCAGCGTTCGGCTGCCTGGCACTCGGCGCCGCCATGCCCGCACACGCCAGCCAGGCGCTGGCATCGAGCAAGGCCTGCCTGGCCTGCCATGCCCTCGACAAGAAAATGGTCGGGCCCGCGTTCCAGGACATCAAGGCCAAATACACCGGCCGCAAGGACGGGCAGGCGCAGATGGTCCAGTCCATCCTGAAAGGCAGCAGCGGCCGCTGGGGCCCGGTGCCGATGCCGGCCAACGCCGTCAGCGAGGCCGACGCCAACACGCTGGCCAAATGGATCCTGTCGCTCTGA
- a CDS encoding nitrite reductase has product MKARPWLYPAFAALPLSLWLGLPQAATNIAKAAPKPEAKAEQKAAIPTLTTAEFDHARQIYFERCAGCHGVLRKGATGKALTPDITRARGTEYLKTFIKYGSPAGMPNWGTSGDLTDKEVDLMARYIQLDPPTPPEFSLADIEKSRKDILPVARRPTQKMNQYNLDNLFSVTLRDAGEVALIDGDSKQIINIVKTGYAVHISRMSASGRYLYVIGRDARLDLIDLWLPKPDIVAEVKIGMEARSVETSKYKGYEDKYAVAGSYWPPQYVIMEGDTLKPLKVVSTRGMTVDNEYHPEPRVASIVASHFHPEFVINAKETGKILMVNYSDLANLKTTTIDSAKFLHDGGFDSTGRYFLVAANASDKIAVVDTKEDKLAALINVGKTPHPGRGANFTHPQFGPVWATSHLGDETISLIGTDPAGHPAQAWKVVQTVKGQGGGSLFIKTHPKSSNLWVDTPLNPDAKLNQSVAVFDTRNLEAGFKVLPIAEWADLKGSGAKRVVQAEYNKAGDEVWFSVWGTKDGESALVVVDDKTRALKTVIKDKRLITPTGKFNAYNTQHDVY; this is encoded by the coding sequence ATGAAAGCAAGACCATGGCTTTACCCCGCATTCGCGGCACTCCCGCTCTCGCTCTGGCTGGGTCTTCCCCAGGCAGCCACCAACATTGCAAAGGCCGCGCCGAAGCCTGAAGCCAAGGCCGAACAAAAGGCGGCCATCCCCACCCTCACCACCGCTGAATTCGACCACGCGCGCCAGATCTACTTCGAGCGCTGCGCCGGCTGCCACGGCGTGCTGCGCAAGGGCGCCACCGGCAAGGCACTGACACCCGACATCACCCGCGCGCGCGGCACCGAGTACCTGAAGACCTTCATCAAGTATGGCAGCCCCGCCGGCATGCCCAACTGGGGCACCTCGGGCGACCTCACCGACAAGGAAGTCGACCTGATGGCGCGCTACATCCAGCTCGACCCGCCGACGCCGCCGGAGTTCTCGCTCGCCGATATCGAGAAGAGCCGCAAGGACATCCTGCCGGTGGCCAGGCGCCCGACGCAGAAGATGAACCAGTACAACCTGGACAACCTGTTCTCGGTCACGCTGCGCGACGCCGGCGAGGTCGCGCTGATCGACGGCGACAGCAAGCAGATCATCAATATCGTCAAGACCGGCTATGCGGTGCATATCTCGCGCATGTCGGCGTCGGGGCGCTACCTGTACGTGATCGGCCGCGACGCGCGGCTGGACCTGATCGACCTGTGGCTGCCCAAGCCCGATATCGTCGCCGAGGTGAAGATCGGCATGGAGGCGCGCTCGGTCGAGACCTCCAAGTACAAGGGCTACGAGGACAAGTACGCGGTGGCCGGCTCCTACTGGCCGCCGCAGTACGTGATCATGGAGGGCGACACGCTCAAGCCGCTGAAGGTGGTGTCCACGCGCGGCATGACCGTCGACAACGAATACCATCCCGAGCCGCGCGTGGCGTCGATCGTGGCCAGCCATTTCCATCCGGAATTCGTCATCAACGCCAAGGAGACCGGCAAGATCCTGATGGTCAACTACTCGGACCTGGCCAACCTGAAGACCACCACCATCGACTCGGCCAAGTTCCTGCATGACGGCGGCTTCGATTCGACCGGGCGCTACTTCCTGGTGGCGGCCAACGCCTCCGACAAGATCGCCGTGGTCGACACCAAGGAAGACAAGCTGGCCGCGCTGATCAACGTCGGCAAGACCCCGCATCCGGGCCGCGGCGCCAACTTCACGCATCCGCAGTTCGGCCCGGTCTGGGCCACCAGCCACCTGGGCGACGAGACCATCAGCCTGATCGGCACCGACCCCGCCGGCCACCCCGCGCAAGCGTGGAAGGTGGTGCAGACGGTCAAGGGCCAGGGCGGCGGCTCGCTCTTTATCAAGACCCATCCCAAGTCGTCCAACCTGTGGGTCGATACGCCGCTGAATCCGGATGCCAAGCTCAACCAGTCGGTGGCGGTGTTCGACACGCGCAACCTCGAGGCCGGCTTCAAGGTGCTGCCGATCGCCGAGTGGGCCGACCTGAAGGGCAGTGGCGCCAAGCGCGTGGTGCAGGCCGAATACAACAAGGCCGGCGACGAGGTCTGGTTCTCGGTGTGGGGCACCAAGGACGGTGAATCGGCGCTGGTGGTGGTCGACGACAAGACCCGCGCGCTCAAGACCGTGATCAAGGACAAGCGCCTGATCACGCCGACTGGCAAGTTCAACGCCTACAACACGCAGCACGACGTCTACTGA
- a CDS encoding universal stress protein, whose amino-acid sequence MNTILLATDGSSYSDAAARFLAQSPLLTRDLVVHVVHCEPDVPGDIKTFIDRGTLEDWHREQNEKAMGSVATILGEAGIPFERHGLTGFAPARIVEHASQIGASLIVMGSHGRGGFLDAIVGSVARRVLAHAHCPVLLIKH is encoded by the coding sequence ATGAACACGATCCTGCTGGCGACCGACGGGTCGTCCTATAGCGACGCGGCCGCGCGTTTCCTGGCGCAAAGCCCGCTGCTGACGCGCGACCTCGTCGTGCATGTGGTGCATTGCGAACCGGATGTGCCCGGCGACATCAAAACCTTCATCGACCGCGGCACGCTCGAGGACTGGCATCGCGAACAGAACGAGAAGGCGATGGGCTCGGTGGCCACCATCCTGGGCGAGGCCGGGATCCCGTTCGAGCGCCACGGCCTCACGGGCTTCGCGCCGGCCCGCATCGTCGAGCATGCGAGCCAGATCGGTGCCAGCCTGATCGTGATGGGCTCGCACGGCCGCGGCGGCTTTCTCGATGCCATCGTCGGGTCGGTGGCCAGACGGGTGCTGGCCCATGCGCACTGCCCTGTGCTGCTGATCAAGCATTAG
- a CDS encoding TerC family protein: METFATAPMWAGFFVLVLGTLVVDIFVLGGRHAHRVSSREALGWTLTWMTLAVLFGVALWWVVAEDAGHDAAYRKVLEFYTGYLIELSLSVDNMFVFAMIFSYFAVPPELQRRVLLLGVLGAILMRAAMILVGVWLISQFAWILYVFGVFLVITGIKMLFISRHAPDLSRNPIVRFLCAHMRITSEYHGERFFVRIGGLRHATPMFVVVLMVEATDLVFAVDSIPAIFAVTTDPFIVFTSNIFAIMGLRALYFLLANLAAHFQYLKYGLAIVLAFIGAKMLVAPWFHVPVHWSLGAVAMTLFVSVLLSQARTRRAAAAGDQPGRSGAPRERGAGNRRT; this comes from the coding sequence ATGGAGACCTTTGCCACCGCCCCGATGTGGGCCGGATTTTTCGTCCTGGTGCTGGGCACGCTGGTCGTGGACATCTTCGTCCTGGGCGGGCGGCACGCGCACCGGGTCTCCTCGCGCGAAGCGCTGGGATGGACCCTGACCTGGATGACCCTGGCCGTGCTGTTCGGCGTGGCGCTCTGGTGGGTGGTGGCCGAGGATGCCGGACACGACGCGGCCTATCGCAAGGTGCTGGAGTTCTACACCGGCTACCTGATCGAGCTGTCGCTGTCGGTCGACAACATGTTCGTGTTTGCGATGATCTTCAGCTATTTCGCCGTGCCGCCTGAGCTGCAGCGCCGCGTGCTGCTGCTCGGCGTGCTCGGCGCCATCCTGATGCGCGCCGCCATGATCCTGGTGGGGGTCTGGCTGATCAGCCAGTTCGCCTGGATCCTCTACGTGTTCGGCGTGTTTCTCGTCATCACCGGCATCAAGATGCTGTTTATTTCCCGGCACGCGCCCGACCTCTCGCGCAATCCCATCGTGCGCTTCCTGTGCGCGCATATGCGGATCACCTCCGAGTACCACGGCGAACGCTTCTTCGTGCGCATCGGCGGACTGCGCCATGCCACGCCGATGTTCGTGGTGGTGCTGATGGTCGAGGCCACCGACCTGGTGTTCGCGGTCGACAGCATCCCGGCGATCTTCGCCGTGACCACCGATCCGTTCATCGTCTTCACCTCGAACATCTTCGCGATCATGGGCCTGCGGGCCCTGTATTTCCTGCTCGCCAACCTGGCGGCGCATTTCCAGTACCTGAAGTACGGGCTCGCCATCGTGCTCGCCTTTATCGGCGCCAAGATGCTGGTCGCGCCGTGGTTCCACGTACCGGTGCACTGGTCGCTGGGCGCGGTGGCGATGACGCTGTTCGTCTCTGTCCTGCTCAGCCAGGCCAGGACCAGGCGAGCCGCCGCAGCGGGCGATCAGCCGGGCCGCAGCGGCGCACCGCGCGAACGCGGGGCCGGCAACCGGCGCACATGA